From the Paenibacillus tianjinensis genome, the window CTGCATACAATGCGGGACCCGGTAAAGTGCAGCGCTGGCTGGATGATGGTGACTGGGACGGCACCGAGGGTTCTGTGAAGGATATTCCGTTCGGCGAGACCCGGCACTACGTTCAGCGCGTAATTTATTATTATAATCAGTACACGGAGATTTACAGCGAGTTCTAAAAAAAGAAGTATTAAACGGCGATTAGCCGTTTAATACTTCTTAGGCAAGCTTATTGGGGACAGGTTATTTGAATTGACCTGCCAGGGACTGTTCAGCCAGAGTTACAAGACGTTTAGTGATGTAACCACCGATCGAACCGTTTTCGTAAGAAGTTTTATTGCCTTGGTATCCGTCTGGGGAAAGAGTGATACCTAATTCCTGGGCAACTTCAAATTTAAGTTGTTCCAAGGCACCGCGTGAATTTGGGACTACAAGGTTGTTGGAGCTGCTGCTTTGGCTCATTGCTGTTCACCTCCTATCGGTTGGTAACTGTATTATGTGCTGCTCTCGCCAGATTCATAACAACAATAAAACGGTGTTTTATGGAAATAAGAATTACAGCTTCAAAACCTGAATGTGGCCGCTACGGCCTCCTATATTAGTGGAAAAGGAAGTGACCTGAGCTTATGAAATGCCCTTACTGCGATCACACGAATACCAAAGTGCTTGACTCGCGTCCGGCCAACGAGAATAAATCCATCCGGCGCAGGCGTGAATGCGAGCGCTGCAGCAAGCGTTTTACTACCTTCGAGATGATTGAAGAGACCCCGCTGATCGTAATCAAAAAGGACGGCAGCCGCGAAGAATTCAGCCGTGACAAAATCCTGCGCGGCCTGATCCGCGCCTGTGAGAAGCGTCCTGTGTCAGTAGAGCGCCTGGAATCCATTGTCTCCGAGGTTGAGAAGTCGCTGCGCGGCATCGCCTTAGCGGAAATAGAGAGCCGCCAAATTGGCGAGCTGGTGATGGAGCAGCTCTATCCTGTGGATGAAGTTGCATACGTCCGCTTCGCGTCTGTATACCGCCAGTTTAAGGACATCAACATGTTCATGAAGGAATTGAAGGGACTGCTGTCTAAGAACACAGGAGAGCTGGAGGGTCTATAGAGCTTCTCCTAAAACTTTTTTATAAAAGTGTTGACACCGAGGGCGATTTTTTATATTATATAGAAGTCGCCTACGGAACTTAATGTTCACGAAGCGAGTGAGCTTACGGCTCACAACTGATTTTAGAATACATAATGTAGTTCTAAAGTATGCATTATGGGGCCATAGCTCAGCTGGGAGAGCGCATCGCTGGCAGCGATGAGGTCAGGGGTTCGATCCCCCTTGGCTCCACCAATAACATCATACGGACTCTTAGCTCAGTTGGTAGAGCAGTAGACTCTTAATCTATTTGTCCAGGGTTCGAGCCCCTGAGAGTCCATTTATGTAGAAACGGCAGCGATGCCGTTTTTTTTGCTGTTTCGGGGAGGTAGAGGGTTAGCCAACACCATCTACCAATTACGCTCGGCTGCTCGCTAACCCCGAAATCCAACTTCAGACTAACAGATACCCCTCCCTGAATTCCTTACGGACCCCACAGACCTTATTTTCTCAAATCAGCACATTTAGCAAAGCTAACGGACCGTAGCGCGCTTATTCCTTTCCATCGGGCAATATTTCGCACGAATATATGCAAATAACTGCATCTGAGTCCGTAAGAGAGACGAAATGGCGTTTTTGCTGATAATAAGGTCTCCTCGGTCCGTAGCGATTCATTCGACTCCTCCAACACTACGATGACTGTGAAATTTTAGTCCAGTCCAATCCGAAGTCACTGATTAGTCAAC encodes:
- a CDS encoding alpha/beta-type small acid-soluble spore protein translates to MSQSSSSNNLVVPNSRGALEQLKFEVAQELGITLSPDGYQGNKTSYENGSIGGYITKRLVTLAEQSLAGQFK
- the nrdR gene encoding transcriptional regulator NrdR produces the protein MKCPYCDHTNTKVLDSRPANENKSIRRRRECERCSKRFTTFEMIEETPLIVIKKDGSREEFSRDKILRGLIRACEKRPVSVERLESIVSEVEKSLRGIALAEIESRQIGELVMEQLYPVDEVAYVRFASVYRQFKDINMFMKELKGLLSKNTGELEGL